One segment of Massilia sp. Se16.2.3 DNA contains the following:
- a CDS encoding alpha/beta fold hydrolase, giving the protein MKTSPILPALLALLLSSGGAAAAAPADAARPAPRSCHLPGAEEALRCVKVPVPLDYAKPAAGALKLHVTVAPAFREGAKPDPLFVLAGGPGQAGSDVIVLLSAAFKRVRATRDIVFIDQRGTGLSGRLDCEDRPEHATMSDDELGAEVTRCIKASRAPFAAYTTANAARDLDEVRRALGYGKVNVWGGSYGTRLGQAYARAFPDSVRSLILDGVAAPDQVIPAGGRDGQAALDKLFDGCARDPACHKAYPNLRAEFGSLAARAEAGIKLSISDPRTAQPATFSMTGQRFTGTVHNILYSPADARRLPFLIHSAYRGRWEPFIARHNISGDFASEASSAFLLHLAVVCAEDVPRMTPDLMKENTGQLTRALAERMPAMCKTMNVPAVPYAAPATIAAPALLLSGALDPVTPPRRAQSAARHMSNARQLVVANAGHGVSQLGCAPRLLREFLDKPGAKLDATCLDEIPAPTFQLGSAGPQP; this is encoded by the coding sequence GTGAAAACCAGTCCCATCCTGCCTGCCCTGCTGGCGCTGTTGCTGTCGTCGGGAGGCGCCGCTGCAGCCGCGCCGGCGGACGCGGCGCGTCCCGCTCCGCGCAGCTGCCACCTGCCGGGTGCCGAAGAAGCGCTGCGCTGCGTCAAAGTCCCGGTGCCCCTCGATTACGCGAAACCGGCGGCCGGCGCGCTCAAGCTGCACGTCACCGTCGCCCCGGCCTTCCGCGAAGGAGCCAAACCCGATCCGCTGTTCGTGCTCGCCGGCGGTCCCGGCCAGGCCGGCAGCGACGTCATCGTCCTGCTGTCGGCGGCCTTCAAGCGCGTGCGCGCCACCCGCGACATCGTCTTCATCGACCAGCGCGGCACCGGCCTGTCGGGCAGGCTCGATTGCGAGGACCGGCCCGAGCACGCCACCATGAGCGATGACGAACTGGGTGCCGAGGTCACGCGCTGCATCAAGGCCAGCCGCGCCCCCTTCGCCGCCTACACCACCGCGAACGCCGCGCGCGACCTCGACGAAGTGCGGCGCGCGCTCGGCTACGGCAAGGTCAACGTCTGGGGCGGTTCCTACGGCACCCGCCTCGGCCAGGCCTATGCGCGCGCCTTCCCGGACAGCGTGCGCTCGCTGATCCTCGACGGCGTGGCCGCGCCCGACCAGGTGATTCCCGCCGGTGGGCGCGACGGCCAGGCCGCCCTCGACAAGCTCTTCGACGGCTGCGCGCGCGACCCCGCCTGCCACAAGGCCTATCCGAACCTGCGCGCCGAATTCGGCAGCCTGGCCGCGCGCGCCGAAGCCGGCATCAAGCTGTCGATCAGCGACCCGCGCACCGCCCAACCGGCCACCTTCAGCATGACCGGGCAGCGCTTCACGGGCACCGTCCACAACATCCTGTATTCGCCGGCCGACGCGCGCCGCCTGCCTTTCCTGATCCACAGCGCCTACCGGGGCCGCTGGGAGCCCTTCATCGCCCGCCATAACATCAGCGGCGACTTCGCCAGCGAGGCCAGCAGCGCCTTCCTGCTGCACCTGGCGGTGGTCTGCGCCGAGGACGTGCCGCGCATGACGCCTGATCTGATGAAGGAAAACACCGGCCAGTTGACGCGCGCGCTGGCCGAACGCATGCCGGCCATGTGCAAGACGATGAACGTGCCGGCGGTGCCGTATGCCGCCCCGGCCACGATCGCCGCGCCCGCCCTGCTGCTCTCGGGCGCGCTCGACCCGGTGACGCCGCCGCGGCGCGCGCAAAGTGCCGCGCGCCACATGTCGAACGCACGCCAGCTGGTCGTGGCCAATGCCGGCCACGGCGTCTCGCAGCTGGGCTGCGCGCCACGCTTGCTGCGCGAATTCCTCGACAAGCCCGGCGCCAAGCTCGACGCCACCTGCCTGGACGAGATTCCGGCCCCGACCTTCCAGCTCGGCAGCGCCGGGCCGCAACCCTGA
- the rplM gene encoding 50S ribosomal protein L13, translated as MKTFSAKGHEVQRDWFVIDATDLVLGRVASEVALRLRGKHKPEFTPHVDTGDYIVVVNAGKLRVTGTKATNKTYYRHSGYPGGIYETNFLKMQQRFPGRALEKAVKGMLPKGPLGYAMIKKLKVYAEGTHPHAAQQPQALTL; from the coding sequence ATGAAAACTTTTTCCGCTAAGGGCCATGAAGTCCAGCGCGACTGGTTCGTGATTGACGCGACGGACTTGGTCCTCGGACGTGTTGCCAGCGAAGTGGCACTCCGACTGCGCGGCAAACACAAGCCAGAATTCACTCCTCACGTCGATACCGGTGACTACATCGTCGTCGTCAACGCAGGCAAACTGCGCGTGACCGGCACCAAAGCCACCAACAAGACGTACTACCGTCACTCGGGCTACCCGGGCGGTATCTACGAAACCAACTTCCTGAAAATGCAACAGCGTTTCCCGGGCCGCGCGCTCGAGAAGGCTGTCAAGGGCATGCTGCCCAAGGGCCCGCTGGGCTACGCCATGATCAAGAAGCTGAAAGTGTACGCGGAAGGTACCCACCCGCACGCAGCACAGCAACCACAAGCACTGACCCTCTAA
- the rpsI gene encoding 30S ribosomal protein S9: MIGNYNYGTGRRKSAVARVFIKAGTGLIVVNGKPANEYFSRETGLMVIRQPLELTGNVERFDIKVNVHGGGESGQAGAVRHGITRALIDYDAGLKGDLARAGFVTRDAREVERKKVGLRKARRAKQFSKR, translated from the coding sequence ATGATCGGTAACTACAACTACGGCACCGGCCGTCGCAAGAGTGCAGTCGCTCGCGTGTTCATCAAAGCCGGCACCGGCCTGATCGTCGTGAACGGCAAGCCTGCGAACGAGTACTTCTCGCGCGAAACCGGCCTGATGGTCATCCGTCAGCCGCTGGAACTGACCGGCAACGTCGAGCGTTTCGACATCAAGGTCAACGTGCACGGCGGTGGTGAGTCGGGCCAGGCTGGCGCCGTCCGTCACGGCATCACCCGCGCCCTGATCGACTACGACGCAGGCCTCAAGGGCGACCTGGCACGTGCCGGTTTCGTCACCCGTGACGCCCGTGAAGTCGAGCGTAAGAAAGTCGGCCTGCGTAAAGCACGTCGCGCCAAGCAGTTCTCGAAGCGTTAA
- a CDS encoding patatin-like phospholipase family protein, whose amino-acid sequence MNNGIRKISLGLQGGGAYAAFGWGVLDRLLEDERFDIAAISATSGGAINAAVLADGYARGGGRAGARAAPERFWRALSSASMLSPLRPSAFDILGGAGSMQASPAYHLMQAMSAVLPPQMTPVSMNPLHALLSSLIDFERVRSCEEIRLFIPATNLRTGKAKIFLRDELDARMVAASACLPQVFAAVEIDGEAYWDGSFVGNPALSPLVEQGDGTDILIVQNNPIAREQLPRSLADIGNRASEIAFNLSFVREVSAIEHVRAVVDEERIEQTHAAAVRLHMISGNGELANLDISSKFNLEWPFILQLREAGRKAAGDWLDVHAGNVGLRSTIDTEAVYYPERQMARAR is encoded by the coding sequence GTGAATAATGGAATCAGGAAGATCAGCCTCGGCCTGCAGGGCGGTGGCGCCTATGCCGCCTTCGGCTGGGGCGTCCTCGACCGCCTGCTCGAGGACGAGCGTTTCGACATTGCCGCCATCAGTGCCACCAGCGGCGGCGCGATCAATGCCGCCGTGCTGGCGGACGGCTATGCCCGGGGCGGCGGCCGCGCGGGCGCACGCGCGGCCCCGGAGCGCTTCTGGCGCGCCCTCAGCAGCGCCAGCATGCTCAGCCCGCTGCGCCCGAGCGCCTTCGATATCCTGGGCGGCGCCGGCTCGATGCAGGCGTCCCCGGCCTACCACCTGATGCAGGCGATGAGCGCGGTCTTGCCGCCGCAAATGACGCCAGTCAGCATGAATCCCCTGCATGCGCTGCTCTCGTCGCTGATCGATTTCGAGCGGGTGCGCAGCTGCGAAGAGATCCGCCTTTTCATTCCCGCCACTAACCTGCGCACCGGCAAAGCGAAAATTTTCCTGCGCGACGAGCTCGATGCCCGCATGGTCGCGGCCTCGGCCTGCCTGCCGCAGGTCTTCGCCGCCGTCGAGATCGACGGGGAAGCGTATTGGGATGGCAGCTTTGTCGGCAATCCGGCATTGTCTCCGCTGGTCGAGCAGGGCGACGGCACCGATATCCTGATCGTGCAGAACAATCCGATCGCTCGCGAGCAACTGCCGCGCAGCCTGGCCGATATCGGCAACCGCGCCAGCGAAATCGCCTTCAATCTCAGCTTCGTGCGCGAAGTCAGTGCCATCGAGCACGTCCGTGCCGTGGTCGACGAGGAGCGTATCGAGCAGACGCACGCGGCCGCCGTGCGCCTGCACATGATCAGCGGGAATGGCGAACTGGCCAATCTCGATATCTCGAGCAAGTTCAACCTGGAATGGCCCTTCATCCTGCAGTTGCGCGAGGCGGGGCGCAAGGCGGCGGGCGACTGGCTCGATGTCCACGCCGGGAACGTGGGCCTGCGTTCGACCATCGACACCGAGGCGGTGTACTACCCCGAGCGCCAGATGGCGCGCGCGCGGTGA
- the argC gene encoding N-acetyl-gamma-glutamyl-phosphate reductase, producing the protein MIKVGIVGGTGYTGVELLRLLAAHPGVELTAITSRKEDGLPVADMFPSLRGRVNLAFSAPDKADLTACDVVFFATPHGVAMAQAPALLEAGVKVIDLAADFRLKDRASFEKWYKIEHTAPQLIEEAVYGLPELNRDDIRKARLIANPGCYPTTMQLGFVPLLKAGLIDAGSLIADAKSGVSGAGRKAEIGTLFSEASDNFKAYGVAGHRHTPETSAQLQRFTDQKVGLIFTPHLVPMIRGMHATLYARLTKDIDDDALQALFEDAYKDSPFVDVMPFGSHPETRSTRGSNMLRLAVHRPDGGDTVVLLVVQDNLVKGASGQAVQCMNLMFGLDETTGLQGIALLP; encoded by the coding sequence ATGATCAAAGTTGGCATCGTTGGCGGAACCGGTTACACGGGCGTGGAATTGCTGCGGCTGTTGGCCGCGCATCCCGGCGTGGAGCTGACCGCGATCACTTCGCGCAAGGAAGACGGCCTGCCCGTAGCCGACATGTTCCCCTCGCTGCGTGGCCGCGTGAACCTGGCCTTCTCGGCGCCCGACAAGGCCGACCTGACGGCCTGCGACGTGGTGTTCTTCGCCACCCCGCACGGCGTGGCAATGGCGCAGGCGCCCGCCTTGCTGGAAGCCGGCGTGAAGGTCATCGACCTGGCGGCCGACTTCCGCCTGAAGGACAGGGCAAGCTTCGAGAAGTGGTACAAGATCGAGCACACGGCGCCGCAGCTGATCGAGGAAGCCGTCTACGGCCTGCCCGAGCTGAACCGTGACGACATCCGCAAGGCGCGCCTGATCGCCAATCCCGGCTGCTACCCGACCACGATGCAGCTCGGCTTCGTGCCGCTGCTGAAAGCCGGCTTGATCGATGCCGGCAGCCTGATCGCCGACGCCAAGTCGGGCGTGTCCGGCGCTGGCCGCAAGGCCGAGATCGGCACGCTGTTCTCGGAAGCGAGCGACAACTTCAAGGCCTATGGCGTGGCCGGTCACCGCCACACGCCCGAAACCTCGGCCCAGCTGCAGCGCTTCACCGACCAGAAGGTCGGCCTGATCTTCACCCCGCACCTGGTGCCGATGATCCGTGGCATGCACGCGACCCTGTATGCGCGCCTGACGAAAGACATCGACGACGACGCCCTGCAGGCGCTGTTCGAGGATGCCTACAAGGATTCGCCCTTTGTCGACGTCATGCCTTTCGGCTCGCACCCGGAAACGCGCTCGACGCGCGGCTCGAACATGCTGCGCCTGGCCGTGCACCGTCCGGACGGCGGCGACACCGTCGTCCTGCTGGTGGTGCAGGACAACCTGGTCAAGGGCGCATCCGGCCAGGCGGTGCAATGCATGAACCTGATGTTTGGCCTGGACGAAACGACCGGGCTGCAAGGTATCGCGCTGTTGCCGTAA
- a CDS encoding polymer-forming cytoskeletal protein, protein MFGRNAKSEIDSLIGVAARIEGDLCFSGGLRIDGEVHGNVIANEGPDSVLIVSEHARIEGEVRCANLVVNGFIAGSVHSTELLELQPKGRIHGDVHYKLLEMHGGALVTGKLTHQPAGEPVFHLAPAVATGA, encoded by the coding sequence ATGTTCGGTCGCAACGCAAAAAGCGAAATTGACAGCCTGATCGGCGTAGCCGCCCGTATCGAGGGAGACCTGTGTTTCAGCGGCGGCCTGCGCATCGACGGCGAGGTGCACGGCAATGTCATCGCCAACGAGGGTCCGGATAGCGTGCTCATCGTTTCCGAGCACGCGCGCATCGAGGGAGAGGTGCGTTGCGCCAACCTGGTGGTAAACGGTTTCATCGCCGGGTCGGTGCATTCGACGGAACTGCTTGAATTGCAGCCGAAAGGCCGCATACATGGGGATGTCCATTACAAGCTGCTCGAGATGCACGGCGGCGCCCTGGTGACCGGCAAGCTCACGCACCAGCCGGCCGGGGAACCCGTGTTTCATCTGGCGCCGGCGGTAGCGACCGGAGCATGA
- the erpA gene encoding iron-sulfur cluster insertion protein ErpA, producing the protein MTAVAEAQDFDTIPTPIVFTDSAAEKVAQLIEEEGNPDLKLRVFVQGGGCSGFQYGFTFDEIVNEDDTTMEKNGVQLLIDSMSYQYLVGAEIDYKDDLEGAQFVIKNPNATSTCGCGSSFSA; encoded by the coding sequence ATGACCGCAGTAGCCGAAGCGCAAGACTTTGACACCATCCCGACCCCCATCGTCTTCACCGACAGCGCTGCCGAAAAAGTGGCCCAGCTGATCGAGGAAGAGGGCAATCCCGACCTGAAGCTGCGCGTGTTCGTGCAGGGCGGCGGCTGCTCGGGTTTCCAGTACGGCTTCACCTTCGACGAAATCGTGAACGAAGACGACACCACCATGGAGAAGAACGGCGTGCAACTGCTGATCGACTCGATGAGCTACCAGTATCTGGTGGGCGCCGAAATCGACTACAAGGACGACCTCGAAGGCGCCCAGTTCGTCATCAAGAACCCGAACGCCACCAGCACCTGCGGTTGCGGTTCGTCGTTCTCGGCCTGA
- a CDS encoding anhydro-N-acetylmuramic acid kinase yields the protein MTTSSSSLYIGLMSGTSLDGVDGVLADFADGAIRTLESAFVPFPAALRTELMGLQANGPNEIEREAIAANGLAHAYAQCAGMLATRAPGPVAAVAVHGQTVRHRPERGFTRQTNNPSLLAELTGIDVIADFRSRDIAAGGQGAPVPAFHAAAFGKPGTTRVVVNIGGIGNISMLHADGRVTGYDTGPGNVLLDGWIGRHQGKEYDASGARAASGKVDAALLAYLLQEPYFHQPAPKSTGRDLFHMDWLDARLAGFAGVVAADVQATLTALTAQTIARAILDEQVRIDAVYVCGGGAHNGTLLRMLGAALGGQVLVESTAELGIAPNHVEALAFAWLGYRFNLRQPGNMPAVTGATGPRVLGALYPA from the coding sequence ATGACGACCTCATCTTCCTCCCTGTATATCGGCCTGATGTCCGGCACCAGCCTCGACGGCGTGGACGGCGTGCTTGCCGATTTCGCCGATGGCGCGATCCGCACCCTGGAGTCTGCCTTCGTCCCCTTCCCTGCCGCGCTGCGCACCGAGCTCATGGGGCTGCAGGCAAACGGCCCCAACGAGATCGAGCGCGAGGCGATCGCCGCCAACGGCCTGGCGCATGCCTACGCGCAGTGTGCCGGCATGCTCGCGACGCGCGCCCCGGGACCGGTTGCTGCCGTCGCCGTGCACGGCCAGACGGTACGCCACCGCCCGGAACGCGGCTTTACGCGCCAGACCAACAATCCCTCCCTGCTGGCCGAACTGACGGGCATCGACGTCATCGCCGACTTTCGCAGCCGCGACATCGCCGCCGGCGGCCAAGGCGCCCCCGTGCCGGCCTTTCACGCGGCGGCCTTCGGCAAACCCGGCACGACGCGGGTGGTGGTCAATATCGGCGGCATCGGCAACATCAGCATGCTGCATGCCGACGGCCGCGTGACCGGCTACGATACCGGTCCCGGCAATGTCTTGCTGGACGGCTGGATCGGGCGCCACCAGGGCAAGGAGTACGATGCCAGCGGCGCCCGGGCCGCGAGCGGGAAGGTGGACGCCGCCCTGCTGGCCTACCTGCTGCAGGAACCCTATTTCCATCAGCCGGCACCGAAGAGCACGGGCCGCGACCTGTTCCATATGGACTGGCTCGACGCCCGCCTGGCGGGTTTCGCCGGCGTGGTCGCGGCCGACGTACAGGCCACGCTCACCGCCCTGACCGCGCAGACGATCGCGCGCGCCATCCTCGACGAACAGGTCCGGATCGACGCCGTCTACGTCTGCGGCGGCGGTGCCCATAACGGCACCCTGCTGCGCATGCTGGGCGCCGCCCTCGGCGGCCAGGTGCTGGTCGAATCGACGGCGGAACTGGGCATTGCCCCGAACCACGTCGAGGCACTGGCCTTTGCCTGGCTGGGCTATCGCTTCAACCTGCGTCAGCCAGGCAACATGCCGGCGGTGACGGGCGCAACAGGTCCGCGGGTGCTGGGGGCGCTGTACCCCGCTTGA
- a CDS encoding peptidoglycan DD-metalloendopeptidase family protein → MNPIHKITGNSPFRLANMSRKTRIVGAGALALALCAFGAVATAPIAQDDADVPVKSVAENLALPNLSDQIAALQQDEQQFIHEERVRSGDSVGTMLARLGVEDAQAQNFIRSDKLARRILSLKNGKRLQAETDENGLLLSLRATLTDKNNAPTTLTIARDGDSFKASEAPAKLERRVEMRSRELNSSSLYSATDANVDGGSIPDSVVGEIVKMFSTNIDFRGDIKRGDRFNVVYETFWLDGELVKTGRILAGEFINRGVSYQAVWFEDPVTRQGGYYSLDGKSLKKAFLKSPLEFSRVSSGFANRVHPISGQWKAHKGIDYAASLGTPIHASGDGTIDFIGVSNGYGNMVVIKHWGNYSTAYAHMSRFNSGLRKGAKVSQGEVIGFVGSTGWSTGAHLHYEFRVANVARDPSTLKDLMAAPLSKGELARFRMAAAEMNHRFSLLTPGGNAMAAR, encoded by the coding sequence ATGAATCCTATACATAAAATCACTGGCAACAGCCCGTTCCGCTTGGCGAACATGAGTCGCAAGACCCGTATCGTCGGCGCTGGCGCGCTCGCCCTGGCACTGTGCGCATTCGGCGCCGTGGCTACGGCGCCGATCGCGCAGGACGACGCCGACGTGCCGGTCAAGTCGGTTGCCGAGAACCTGGCCCTGCCCAATCTCTCCGACCAGATCGCCGCGCTCCAGCAGGACGAGCAGCAGTTCATCCACGAAGAGCGCGTCCGTTCGGGCGACTCCGTTGGCACCATGCTGGCACGCCTGGGTGTGGAAGATGCACAGGCACAGAACTTCATCCGCTCCGACAAACTGGCCCGCCGCATCCTGTCGCTGAAGAACGGCAAGCGCCTGCAGGCCGAGACCGACGAAAACGGCCTGCTGCTGTCGCTGCGCGCCACCCTCACCGACAAGAACAACGCCCCGACCACGCTCACCATCGCACGCGATGGCGACAGCTTCAAGGCTTCGGAAGCACCGGCCAAGCTGGAACGCCGCGTCGAAATGCGTTCGCGCGAGCTCAACAGCTCCTCGCTGTATTCGGCGACCGACGCGAATGTCGACGGCGGCTCGATTCCCGACTCCGTCGTCGGCGAAATCGTCAAGATGTTCTCGACCAACATCGACTTCCGCGGCGACATCAAGCGCGGCGACCGCTTTAATGTTGTCTACGAAACCTTCTGGCTCGACGGCGAACTGGTGAAAACCGGCCGCATCCTGGCAGGCGAATTCATCAATCGCGGCGTGAGCTACCAGGCTGTCTGGTTCGAAGACCCGGTGACCAGGCAGGGCGGCTACTACAGCCTGGACGGCAAGTCGCTGAAAAAAGCCTTCCTCAAGTCGCCGCTGGAATTCTCGCGCGTCTCGTCGGGCTTCGCCAACCGCGTGCACCCGATCTCGGGCCAGTGGAAAGCCCACAAGGGCATCGACTACGCCGCTTCCCTCGGCACCCCGATCCACGCCTCGGGCGACGGCACCATCGACTTCATCGGCGTCTCGAACGGCTACGGCAACATGGTCGTCATCAAGCACTGGGGCAATTACAGCACCGCCTATGCCCACATGAGCCGCTTCAACAGCGGCCTGCGCAAGGGTGCCAAGGTCAGCCAGGGTGAAGTGATCGGTTTTGTCGGCTCGACCGGCTGGTCGACCGGTGCCCACCTGCACTATGAGTTCCGCGTTGCCAATGTCGCGCGCGATCCAAGCACGCTGAAGGACCTGATGGCCGCCCCGCTGAGCAAGGGCGAGCTGGCCCGCTTCCGCATGGCAGCTGCCGAGATGAACCACCGCTTCTCGCTGCTGACTCCAGGCGGCAACGCCATGGCGGCCCGCTAA
- the tyrS gene encoding tyrosine--tRNA ligase, whose product MTSPASCSNNNPASATSTLPLSDKVQEALAITKRGVDELLIESEFAQKLARSEATGTPLRIKLGLDPTAPDLHLGHTVVLNKLRQLQNLGHQVIFLIGDFTSMIGDPSGRNVTRPPLTREQVEENAQTYFRQAALVLNAERTEMRYNSEWCDPLGARGMIQLASRYTVARMMERDDFTKRYKSGTPIAVHEFLYPLMQGYDSVALKADLELGGTDQKFNLLVGRELQKDYGQEPQCILTMPLLEGLDGVEKMSKSKNNYIGITEAPNTMFAKLMSISDVMMWRYYELLSFRSLDDIASLKAATGAGANPRDAKVALAQEIVTRFHSAQAAQDALADFVNRSKGGIPDEVPEVTVAGAPLGVAQLLKAAGLCASTSEAMRMVDQGGVRIDGAVVSDKNLKVEAGNFVMQVGKRKFARVNFSA is encoded by the coding sequence ATGACCTCGCCCGCGTCTTGTAGTAATAACAACCCTGCGTCCGCCACCTCTACCTTGCCCCTGTCCGACAAGGTGCAAGAGGCGCTCGCCATCACGAAACGCGGTGTCGACGAACTGCTGATCGAAAGCGAATTTGCACAAAAGCTGGCCCGCTCGGAAGCGACCGGTACGCCGCTGCGCATCAAGCTGGGCCTGGACCCGACCGCCCCGGACCTGCATCTGGGCCACACCGTCGTACTGAACAAGCTGCGCCAGTTGCAGAACCTGGGGCACCAGGTGATCTTCCTGATCGGCGACTTCACTTCGATGATCGGCGACCCGTCGGGCCGCAACGTCACCCGTCCGCCGCTGACGCGCGAGCAGGTCGAGGAAAACGCCCAGACCTACTTCCGCCAGGCAGCCTTGGTGCTGAACGCCGAGCGTACCGAAATGCGCTACAACTCCGAGTGGTGCGACCCGCTGGGCGCGCGCGGCATGATTCAGCTGGCCTCGCGCTACACCGTGGCACGCATGATGGAACGCGACGACTTCACCAAGCGCTACAAGAGTGGGACACCGATTGCTGTGCATGAGTTCCTCTATCCTTTGATGCAGGGCTACGATTCGGTTGCTTTGAAAGCAGACCTTGAGTTGGGTGGAACAGATCAAAAATTCAACCTCCTCGTTGGCCGTGAATTGCAGAAAGATTACGGTCAGGAACCGCAGTGCATTCTGACCATGCCGCTGCTCGAGGGCCTGGACGGCGTCGAGAAGATGTCGAAATCGAAGAACAACTACATCGGCATCACCGAGGCGCCGAACACGATGTTCGCCAAGCTGATGAGTATTTCCGACGTCATGATGTGGCGTTACTACGAGCTGCTTTCGTTCCGCTCGCTGGACGACATTGCCTCCTTGAAAGCCGCAACCGGGGCCGGCGCCAATCCGCGCGACGCGAAAGTCGCCCTGGCCCAGGAAATCGTCACCCGTTTCCATTCGGCGCAGGCGGCCCAGGATGCGCTGGCCGACTTCGTCAACCGCTCGAAGGGTGGCATCCCGGACGAGGTGCCGGAAGTCACGGTCGCGGGCGCGCCGCTTGGCGTGGCCCAACTGCTCAAGGCTGCCGGCCTGTGCGCGTCCACCTCGGAAGCGATGCGCATGGTCGACCAGGGCGGCGTACGCATCGATGGCGCTGTCGTGAGCGACAAGAACCTGAAGGTCGAGGCCGGCAACTTCGTGATGCAAGTTGGCAAGCGCAAGTTCGCGCGTGTGAATTTCAGCGCATGA
- the dtd gene encoding D-aminoacyl-tRNA deacylase: protein MIGLLQRVSHASVVVDGATVGAIDKGLLVLVCAEKGDTEREAEALLAKLLGYRVFADEAGKMNRSLRDIAGDLLLVPQFTLAADTRSGTRPSFSPAAAPEDGRRLFDHVVRQARASHGKVETGRFGADMQVALTNDGPVTIWLRVDPVVVAR, encoded by the coding sequence ATGATCGGACTGCTGCAACGCGTCAGCCACGCAAGCGTCGTGGTCGATGGCGCCACGGTAGGCGCGATTGACAAGGGCTTGCTGGTGCTGGTCTGCGCCGAGAAGGGCGACACCGAGCGCGAGGCCGAAGCCTTGTTGGCCAAGCTGCTCGGCTACCGCGTCTTTGCCGACGAGGCCGGCAAGATGAACCGCAGCCTGCGCGACATCGCCGGCGATCTGCTGCTGGTGCCCCAGTTCACGCTGGCGGCCGATACCCGTTCCGGCACCCGGCCCTCGTTTTCGCCGGCCGCGGCGCCGGAAGACGGGCGGCGCCTGTTCGACCATGTCGTGCGCCAGGCCAGGGCCTCCCATGGCAAGGTGGAAACAGGGCGTTTTGGCGCCGACATGCAGGTGGCATTGACGAACGATGGTCCCGTGACGATCTGGCTGCGCGTTGATCCCGTCGTTGTCGCGCGTTGA
- a CDS encoding YbhB/YbcL family Raf kinase inhibitor-like protein — MKIWSDSFTEGGLIPPECAFAVADAARHVRLSSNRNPHLAWDEVPAGTQSLVILCVDGDAPSDGTDVNKEGRTVPEGLKRADFHHWALVDIPPSLKSIAEGQFSDMVTPGGKSGPNLPFLVKNGTEHQLRQGINDYTGWFANDPDMAGQYFGYDGPCPPWNDERVHTYVFTIYALDVPQLALDGEFTCAEVREALIGHILDEAQIFGVYSLNPDVASTLST, encoded by the coding sequence ATGAAGATCTGGAGTGATTCGTTTACCGAAGGCGGGCTGATCCCGCCAGAGTGCGCGTTTGCCGTCGCCGATGCGGCCAGGCATGTGCGCCTGTCGAGCAACCGCAATCCGCACCTGGCCTGGGACGAGGTGCCGGCCGGCACCCAATCGCTCGTCATCCTCTGCGTCGATGGCGACGCGCCTTCGGATGGAACCGACGTCAACAAGGAAGGGCGCACCGTGCCCGAAGGCCTGAAACGGGCTGATTTCCATCACTGGGCACTGGTCGACATTCCGCCCAGCCTGAAGTCAATTGCAGAAGGGCAGTTTTCCGACATGGTGACTCCCGGCGGCAAGAGCGGGCCGAACCTGCCTTTCCTCGTCAAGAACGGCACCGAGCACCAGTTGCGCCAGGGTATCAATGACTATACTGGCTGGTTCGCGAACGATCCCGACATGGCTGGCCAGTATTTCGGCTACGACGGACCCTGCCCGCCGTGGAACGACGAGCGCGTGCACACCTATGTGTTTACGATCTACGCACTCGACGTTCCGCAGTTGGCGCTCGATGGCGAGTTCACCTGTGCGGAAGTACGCGAGGCGCTGATCGGCCATATCCTCGACGAAGCCCAGATTTTCGGCGTGTACTCGCTCAACCCCGACGTCGCCTCGACGCTGTCCACCTGA